A window of Candidatus Nezhaarchaeales archaeon contains these coding sequences:
- a CDS encoding transposase, whose translation MSWRVVDERLIKRGELLLSLDFLDCYDYEHTNNGKLGRPFKITNRYVEFLAVVRYLFSMPFRQLKGFTASLMRLYFPLNERRMIQ comes from the coding sequence ATGAGTTGGAGGGTTGTTGATGAGAGGCTTATTAAGCGTGGCGAGCTTCTCTTAAGTCTTGATTTTCTCGATTGCTATGATTATGAGCATACGAATAATGGTAAGCTCGGTAGGCCCTTTAAGATTACGAATAGGTATGTGGAGTTCTTGGCCGTTGTACGCTACCTTTTCTCAATGCCCTTTAGACAGCTTAAAGGCTTTACTGCCTCTCTTATGAGGCTCTACTTTCCACTAAATGAACGGCGAATGATCCAGTAG
- a CDS encoding putative sugar nucleotidyl transferase, whose translation RSVSELMVGIETLLEGVIRRLKVDRCHLLVRDYLSAVTIKRWKAFTVNKPDEVDSEVLLVNGRMLIDEGAVNQLRSLVRKDTLYLQDGALAFGYLSPNLAKEVLSSVKAPLDLNGLLKHAGGRVELRRVEGFKLLNYPWELIEACRKMIIEGCRRIGVLKEGELSDKVMVYGGVENVLLAKGVEVEAFVTLDARGGPIFIDEGAIIQSGSRISGPAYVGKHSIVRSAIIGGGTSIGPVCRVGGEVEETIIQGYSNKQHLGFLGHSYMGEWVNIGAGTTNSDLKNTYGTIKVKVEGRRIDTGRIKVGCFIGDYVKTSIGTYIYTGIRVGVCSHLHGFILNDVPSFTIWGLDGKPVELDLESAIRTQKRVFERRNVTQTEEDVALLKYLFEATKEERVDVVKGRLKVDKTTSTVKEP comes from the coding sequence CGTTCCGTTTCGGAACTTATGGTTGGTATTGAAACCCTTCTTGAAGGGGTTATACGCCGCTTAAAGGTTGATCGTTGCCATTTACTCGTTAGGGATTACTTATCGGCCGTTACAATTAAGAGGTGGAAGGCTTTCACCGTAAATAAGCCCGATGAGGTGGATAGCGAAGTACTACTGGTTAATGGTAGGATGCTCATAGATGAAGGCGCGGTTAATCAACTACGCTCGTTAGTAAGGAAGGATACGCTTTACCTTCAAGATGGAGCTTTAGCCTTCGGCTACTTAAGCCCTAACTTGGCTAAGGAGGTTTTAAGCTCGGTTAAAGCGCCCTTAGACCTTAACGGGCTTTTAAAGCATGCCGGTGGGAGGGTTGAGCTAAGAAGGGTTGAAGGGTTTAAACTTCTAAACTATCCGTGGGAGCTTATTGAGGCCTGCCGTAAAATGATAATCGAGGGTTGCCGTAGGATCGGGGTGTTAAAGGAGGGTGAGCTCAGCGATAAAGTAATGGTTTACGGAGGCGTTGAAAATGTGTTACTAGCTAAGGGGGTTGAGGTGGAGGCGTTTGTAACGCTTGATGCTAGGGGTGGACCGATATTCATAGATGAGGGGGCGATTATACAGTCCGGTTCAAGGATATCTGGCCCGGCTTACGTGGGTAAGCATTCGATCGTAAGGTCGGCTATTATCGGGGGCGGTACAAGCATCGGCCCCGTATGTAGGGTGGGTGGTGAGGTTGAAGAAACCATTATTCAAGGGTATAGTAATAAGCAGCATTTAGGCTTCCTAGGCCACTCCTACATGGGTGAATGGGTTAACATAGGCGCTGGTACTACTAACTCTGACTTAAAAAATACCTATGGAACTATTAAGGTTAAGGTTGAAGGTAGAAGGATTGACACCGGTAGGATTAAGGTCGGCTGCTTCATCGGAGATTACGTTAAAACATCGATCGGCACCTACATATACACAGGTATACGCGTAGGTGTTTGTTCACACCTACACGGCTTCATCTTAAACGACGTACCGTCCTTCACCATATGGGGTTTAGACGGTAAACCCGTAGAACTCGATTTAGAGTCCGCCATAAGGACGCAGAAAAGGGTTTTTGAACGTAGAAACGTTACTCAAACAGAGGAGGACGTAGCGCTTCTAAAATACCTCTTTGAAGCCACTAAGGAGGAGAGGGTGGACGTAGTTAAGGGAAGGCTTAAAGTCGATAAGACCACTTCGACGGTTAAAGAACCTTAG
- a CDS encoding FAD-dependent oxidoreductase → MYEVAIVGGGGAGITAAIYLARKNLDVVLIEKASIGGQIVNAPIIENYPGLMGVSGLTLAQRFEEHCKALNVKMVMDEVTEIRKLGELFKVKLASGGFIEAKAVILAIGTNYRKLNVKGEEEFIGRGISYCATCDGPLFKGKTVAVVGGGNTAFTYALYLKELCPTVYLIHRGRTFKADEVLVNKAEKAAINFKTPYTVIEILGDKLVNGLRLKNEENGKEELLTVNGVFVAIGQEVDKTLLTGLGVKLNSEGYVEVDHHMKTNIPGLFACGDITGISNQLIVACGQGAIAALSAYEYVKGQHP, encoded by the coding sequence ATGTATGAGGTAGCCATAGTAGGAGGTGGTGGAGCCGGTATTACCGCCGCCATATACCTAGCTAGGAAGAACCTCGACGTGGTTTTAATAGAGAAGGCTAGTATCGGAGGCCAAATAGTTAACGCGCCAATAATTGAAAATTACCCAGGGCTTATGGGCGTATCAGGGTTAACGCTTGCCCAACGCTTCGAAGAACACTGTAAAGCCCTAAACGTTAAAATGGTAATGGATGAAGTAACGGAGATTAGGAAGCTTGGAGAACTTTTCAAGGTGAAACTAGCTTCGGGCGGCTTTATCGAAGCTAAGGCAGTAATACTAGCCATAGGGACAAACTATAGGAAGCTTAACGTTAAAGGCGAGGAAGAATTCATCGGTAGAGGTATAAGCTACTGTGCAACCTGCGATGGGCCCCTATTTAAGGGTAAAACCGTAGCCGTCGTTGGAGGGGGGAATACTGCTTTCACCTACGCCTTATACCTAAAGGAGCTATGTCCAACCGTCTACCTTATCCATCGGGGGAGGACGTTTAAAGCCGATGAAGTACTGGTTAATAAGGCCGAGAAGGCTGCCATTAACTTTAAGACCCCCTATACCGTCATCGAAATCTTAGGAGATAAACTCGTTAACGGCTTAAGGTTAAAGAACGAGGAGAACGGTAAGGAGGAGTTGTTAACGGTAAACGGAGTATTCGTAGCCATAGGCCAAGAGGTGGATAAAACACTCCTTACAGGCTTAGGCGTTAAGTTAAATAGTGAAGGCTACGTTGAAGTCGATCACCACATGAAGACCAACATCCCAGGGCTATTTGCATGCGGCGACATAACAGGGATAAGCAACCAGCTTATAGTTGCCTGCGGACAAGGAGCAATCGCCGCGTTAAGCGCCTACGAGTACGTTAAGGGTCAACATCCCTAA
- a CDS encoding tRNA uridine(34) 5-carboxymethylaminomethyl modification radical SAM/GNAT enzyme Elp3: MQTLTTLKKPVRMLSGVSVVAVMAKPWPCPHGKCLYCFGGPPFTPQSYYGKEPALMRAAQCDYDPYEQVRLRLTQYTRLGHTPSKVDLIIMGGTFPSMPLDYQEWFITMCLEAMNRFPKPRRNGTINLGEAQKRNEKAKIRCVGMTFETRPDWAKEQHVDFMLKLGATKVELGVQTVYDDILKGVKRGHTVKDSIIATRILKDAGLKVTYHLMPGLPGSTPELDFEAFKTVFEDPDFRPDGLKIYPTLVLPGSELYELWKKAEYKALEVDEVIDLLCRVKPLIPKWIRVMRVQRDVPAQLISAGVRKSNLRELVLEELKRRGLKCRCIRCREVGIAMLKRGITAKPENVKLLVEKYEASMGIEVFVSFEDVIQDLLIGFARLRIPSQLAHRPEVGRKAALLRELKVCGPQIPVGVRTVEGWQHKGFGARLLNEVERIAKEEYDLRLLLVTSGIGAKPYYRAFGYRKYPNSPYMYKRLR, translated from the coding sequence TTGCAGACCTTAACGACGCTTAAAAAACCCGTAAGAATGCTTTCAGGAGTTTCAGTCGTAGCAGTTATGGCTAAGCCTTGGCCCTGCCCGCACGGTAAATGCCTCTACTGCTTCGGAGGCCCACCCTTCACCCCTCAAAGCTATTATGGTAAGGAGCCAGCCTTAATGAGGGCTGCGCAGTGCGACTACGACCCCTACGAGCAGGTAAGGTTAAGGTTAACCCAGTATACTAGGCTTGGCCATACACCTTCAAAGGTCGATTTAATAATTATGGGGGGAACCTTCCCCTCAATGCCCCTCGATTACCAGGAGTGGTTTATCACTATGTGCCTTGAAGCCATGAACCGTTTTCCTAAGCCTAGACGTAACGGAACCATTAACCTAGGCGAGGCTCAGAAGAGGAACGAGAAGGCTAAGATCCGCTGCGTAGGTATGACCTTTGAAACTAGGCCTGATTGGGCTAAGGAGCAGCACGTTGACTTCATGTTGAAGCTTGGAGCAACCAAGGTTGAATTAGGTGTTCAAACCGTTTACGACGATATACTTAAGGGCGTTAAACGTGGACATACCGTAAAGGACTCGATAATAGCCACCCGCATCCTTAAAGATGCTGGGTTAAAGGTAACATACCACTTAATGCCCGGTTTACCCGGTAGCACCCCGGAGCTAGATTTTGAGGCCTTTAAAACCGTGTTTGAAGACCCCGACTTCAGGCCCGACGGCTTAAAAATATACCCAACCCTAGTACTACCTGGTTCCGAGCTCTACGAGCTCTGGAAGAAAGCCGAGTATAAGGCGCTAGAGGTCGATGAGGTTATAGATTTACTTTGCCGCGTTAAACCCCTAATTCCTAAGTGGATAAGGGTTATGCGGGTTCAAAGGGATGTACCGGCCCAGTTAATAAGCGCTGGAGTTAGGAAGAGCAACCTTAGGGAGCTCGTACTCGAGGAGCTTAAACGCCGAGGCCTTAAGTGTAGGTGTATAAGGTGCCGTGAAGTAGGTATAGCCATGCTTAAGAGGGGTATAACCGCTAAACCTGAAAACGTAAAGCTACTAGTCGAAAAATACGAAGCTAGCATGGGGATCGAAGTATTCGTATCCTTTGAGGACGTAATCCAAGACCTCCTAATAGGCTTCGCTAGGCTTAGAATACCAAGTCAACTAGCCCATAGACCCGAGGTTGGAAGGAAGGCTGCCTTACTAAGGGAGCTTAAGGTATGCGGGCCGCAAATACCAGTCGGCGTTAGAACCGTTGAAGGATGGCAGCATAAAGGTTTTGGAGCACGCCTTTTAAACGAGGTTGAAAGAATAGCTAAAGAGGAATACGACCTACGCCTACTACTAGTTACAAGCGGGATCGGAGCGAAACCCTACTATAGGGCTTTTGGATATAGGAAGTACCCTAACTCGCCATACATGTATAAGAGGTTAAGGTAG
- a CDS encoding helix-turn-helix domain-containing protein: MSLMVRLTPLRREIAVRMLGEIAFSSDIGGALRLWRERFLTSKVDLARHLKLSPSVISDYESGRRRSPGVKVLKRFVLALMEIDEKRGERVLKDLAYLLVGSEPLRSAILDARNFTEAPSVFEFCKFIKARIFTCEDLWGDDVTGYVVLHSSKLLLETPAYDYVKLQSLIAGKAVVFADAPSSQPLMVSVKLMQAKPAVVVLHGLRSIDKTSRAIANSEQIPLATVRGFSTVDLIKALRSFKPGEQLFTSAK, from the coding sequence ATGAGCCTAATGGTTAGGTTAACGCCCCTTCGAAGGGAGATCGCCGTTAGAATGCTTGGTGAGATCGCGTTCTCTAGCGATATAGGTGGGGCTTTAAGGCTTTGGCGTGAACGCTTCTTAACCTCTAAGGTCGACCTTGCGCGTCACTTAAAGCTTTCACCATCGGTTATAAGCGACTATGAGAGCGGTAGACGGAGATCGCCGGGTGTTAAGGTGCTTAAACGCTTTGTACTGGCGTTAATGGAGATCGATGAGAAACGTGGTGAACGCGTACTTAAGGATTTAGCCTACTTACTGGTAGGCTCGGAGCCGCTTCGATCCGCTATTCTCGATGCGCGTAACTTTACGGAGGCTCCATCAGTTTTTGAATTCTGTAAGTTTATTAAGGCTAGGATCTTCACCTGTGAAGACCTATGGGGTGATGATGTTACTGGCTACGTAGTGCTTCATAGCTCTAAGCTCCTACTGGAAACACCGGCCTACGACTACGTGAAGCTTCAAAGCCTAATAGCCGGTAAGGCTGTGGTGTTTGCTGATGCACCTTCAAGCCAACCGTTAATGGTATCTGTTAAGCTTATGCAGGCTAAGCCAGCCGTAGTAGTCCTTCACGGTTTACGGAGTATTGATAAGACTTCGAGAGCGATAGCTAACTCTGAGCAAATACCGTTAGCTACGGTAAGGGGTTTTTCAACGGTGGATTTAATTAAGGCGTTAAGAAGCTTTAAACCGGGTGAACAACTTTTTACGTCGGCTAAGTGA
- a CDS encoding class I SAM-dependent methyltransferase encodes MFEAKCSEKNLKPSIEALADRLRRQVMEAFNAIAPSFNQVRRRPWDLCFSVTEGLGLNASIIDVGSGNGRHAIPLAEKGFEVVGVDFAVELNKILADKARRLGLWGRLHVVAADACSLPFKEACFDGALNLATIHHIPFNALRVKAVRESLRVLKKGGRLIISAWSRWQPRFTFKLLKSLLKKLLSSVAEYGDVYVPWSYKGKKYVRFYHLFNRYELRKLLEAGGFNVERVYAYRVKARFFAENVAAIAIKT; translated from the coding sequence TTGTTCGAAGCAAAATGCTCGGAGAAAAACTTGAAACCGAGTATCGAAGCCTTAGCCGATAGGTTAAGGAGGCAGGTAATGGAGGCCTTTAACGCTATCGCCCCCTCCTTTAACCAGGTTAGGCGAAGGCCCTGGGACTTATGCTTTTCAGTAACTGAAGGCTTAGGTTTAAACGCTTCAATAATCGACGTAGGATCCGGTAACGGACGTCACGCCATCCCCCTAGCCGAGAAAGGATTTGAAGTTGTAGGTGTAGATTTCGCCGTGGAGCTTAATAAGATCCTAGCGGATAAAGCTAGGAGGTTAGGGCTTTGGGGTAGGCTACACGTAGTAGCTGCTGATGCGTGTAGCCTACCCTTTAAGGAGGCGTGCTTCGATGGAGCCTTAAACCTAGCCACCATCCACCACATACCTTTCAACGCTTTAAGGGTTAAAGCGGTAAGGGAGTCTTTAAGGGTTTTAAAGAAGGGTGGAAGACTCATTATAAGCGCCTGGAGCCGATGGCAACCGAGGTTCACCTTTAAACTCCTTAAAAGCCTATTAAAGAAGCTACTTAGTAGTGTAGCGGAATATGGAGACGTATACGTCCCTTGGAGCTATAAGGGAAAGAAATATGTAAGGTTTTACCACCTATTTAACCGGTACGAACTACGTAAGCTTCTAGAGGCTGGCGGGTTTAACGTTGAAAGGGTGTACGCGTATAGGGTTAAAGCAAGGTTTTTCGCCGAGAACGTAGCGGCTATAGCCATAAAGACTTAA